CGCGGACGAGGCTGCGCTCGTCGACGAGGGCGTGCCGTGCGAACGAGGACTGCCCGAAGAAGTGCCCGCCGAGGGGTTCGCCGGCGCGGGTGATCGTGGGGCTGCCGTCGGCGCGGCGGCCGCCGAGCAGGTTCAGTGGCAACCACTGGACGCAGTAGGCGGGGTGGCCCTGGCGGCAGTTCCTGCAGTCGCCGCAGGACGTGAACGAGGTGAGGACCTCGTCGCCGACGGACACCCCGCGGACGGCGGACCCGACGGCCTCGACGATCCCGGCGCCCTCGTGGCCGAGGACCCCTGGCAGGGGGAACGGCAGGGCGCCGGAGGCGACGGTGAGGTCGGTGTGGCACAACCCGACGGCGACGGTGCGGACGAGCACCTCGTCCGGGCGCGGATCGTCGAGTTCCACCTCGACGGCGCGGGCGGACGCTCCTCCGGACTCGACGACGAGGGCTTCGGTGGTGGTGGGCACGGCGGGTTCCTCCCTCAGGCCAGCGAGACGACGACGGACTTGGTGCGGGTGTAGGAGTGCAGCGCCTCCGGTCCGTACTCGCGGCCGAACCCCGAGGCGCCGACGCCACCGAACGGCACGGCCGGGTCCAGCAGCGCCCAGTCGTTCACCCAGACGATGCCGGCACGCAACCGCGAGGCGACGCGGTGGGCGCGGGCGACGTCGCGCGTCTGCAGGCCCGCGGCCAGGCCGTAGGGGGTTCCGTTCGCCATCTCGACGGCCTCGTCCTCGGAGTCGAACGGCTGCACCGTCAGGACCGGGCCGAACACCTCCTCCGCGACGACGGGGTCGGTGCTCTTCACGTCGGCCAGGACGGTGGGGCAGTAGAAGAACCCGTCTGCGAGGTCGCCGGGGAGCTCGGGGCGCGCGCCCCCGCACACGACGCGGGCGCCGGAGGCCCTGGCCTGCTCGACGTACCCCTCGACGACCTCGCGCTGACGGGCCGAGGCGAGCGGACCGACCACGGTCGCGGGATCGCGCGGGTCGCCCAGCGGAACCCCGGGGACGGCCTGCGCGAGGATCCCGAGGACCGTCTCGTACAGGGGGCGTTCGACGAGCAGGCGCGGTCCGCCCATGCAGAACTGCCCGGTGTTGAAGACGAACGCCTTGACCGCGGCGCCGATCGCCGACTCGACGTCCGCGTCGGCGAAGACGATGTTCGCCGCGTTCCCGCCCAGTTCCATCGTGACCTGGGTGAGGTTCTGCCCGCTGACGGCGGCGGCGTGCCGGCCGACCTCCGTGGACCCGGTGAACGCGACCTTGTCGACGCCCGGGTGCCGCAGCAGCGCCTCGCCGACCACGCCGCCGGAACCGGTCACGACGTTGACGACGCCCGCGGGAACTCCCGCGTCGAGGAACAGCTGGGCCATGAACAGAGCGCTGAGCGAGGTGTCGGCGGCGGGTTTGTGGACGACCGTGTTCCCGGCCGCCAGGGCGGGGGCGATCTTCGTGCTAGACAGGACGAGCGGGAAGTTGAAGGGCGTGATGGCCGCGACGACGCCGACGGGTTCGCGGACCGTGTAGGCGTGCGCGGGGAACGGGGTCGAGCGGACGGAACCGTCCATCGTCTGCGCCAGCGCGGCGCAGTACGCGTACTGCTCGGCGGCGGTCTCGACGTCCACCGGGCGGCAGAGCCCCACGGGTTTGCCGACGTCGAGGCTCTCGAGGCGGACGAGTTCGTCGGCGTTCTCGCGGATGAGCTCGGAGATGCGCAGCAGGACCTTGGAGCGGTCCCGGCCCGTGGTGCGCCCCCACGGGCCCTCACCGGCGGCGCGCGCCGCGGCCACCGCCGCGTCGACGTGCTCCACCCCGCCGCGCGCGACGTTCCCGACGACGCGGCCGGTCGCCGGGTCGACGACGTCGAGCCGTTCGGCCGTCTCCACGCGCCGCCCGTCGATGAACAGGCCACCCAGGGCCGCGGGCACTGCCTCCGCCATGTCGCACCTCCGTGTCCGGGGCCGTCCGACGGCTTCGTCGGCGGTGGGCACAGCGTGCGATGCGTCAGGAAACCTGTCAATGGTAGATACCTCTGGGGCGCGCCGGGGGGAGGGATCGTCGTCCAGCGCTGCGCGCTGGCTCCAGCAGCCGGCTCAACCTGCGAGCCGGCTGCGTCAGCGATCCCCGCGGGAGGCGGCGCGGTCAGGGCCGGGTGGGCCCGTCCTCGACGACCCGCGTGATGCACGCGATGAGCAGCGGGACCGCGAGCATCGCGCCGACGGCCGGGACCGCGGCCCCGGAGTCGTTCACGGCGAACCCGATGACCAGCAGCACGAGCAGGCACGCTAGCCCGGGCTTCAGGACGGGGTGGCGCTCGTAGGTGCGTTCCAGCACCGAGACGCCCAGGACCCGCGGCCGGGCCAGCACGACGGCGATGAACACGGTCGCCAGGGCGAGGACCAGGCTGAGGATCCAGTTGCTGAACAGGATCCGCAGGTTCTGCTCGCCCTTGCGCTCGACGACCTGCCACGCCCCGCCGTCGACGACCGTCTGGACGAACCGGCCCAGGTGGGTCTGGTCGTCGACGGGCCGCAGCCAGTCGGCCACCGAGATGGCGGCGAGCACCAGGAGCGTCGCGCCGAGGAGGACGACGACGCGCT
The sequence above is a segment of the Kineococcus endophyticus genome. Coding sequences within it:
- a CDS encoding aldehyde dehydrogenase family protein, which codes for MAEAVPAALGGLFIDGRRVETAERLDVVDPATGRVVGNVARGGVEHVDAAVAAARAAGEGPWGRTTGRDRSKVLLRISELIRENADELVRLESLDVGKPVGLCRPVDVETAAEQYAYCAALAQTMDGSVRSTPFPAHAYTVREPVGVVAAITPFNFPLVLSSTKIAPALAAGNTVVHKPAADTSLSALFMAQLFLDAGVPAGVVNVVTGSGGVVGEALLRHPGVDKVAFTGSTEVGRHAAAVSGQNLTQVTMELGGNAANIVFADADVESAIGAAVKAFVFNTGQFCMGGPRLLVERPLYETVLGILAQAVPGVPLGDPRDPATVVGPLASARQREVVEGYVEQARASGARVVCGGARPELPGDLADGFFYCPTVLADVKSTDPVVAEEVFGPVLTVQPFDSEDEAVEMANGTPYGLAAGLQTRDVARAHRVASRLRAGIVWVNDWALLDPAVPFGGVGASGFGREYGPEALHSYTRTKSVVVSLA